The Desulfovibrio desulfuricans DSM 642 genome contains a region encoding:
- the hpt gene encoding hypoxanthine phosphoribosyltransferase yields MSKANDIKVKELKPVFTPEQIAARIQELAAEINAEYGDEPMVAVCVLKGGFMFFSDLVRFLHNKNLELDFVRLSSYGKGSASSKHVIFSKDVEIDICGKHVLIVEDIVDSGHSMRFLLGQFAARKARSLRLAALVDKDERREVDVKVDFAGFKLNQGFIVGYGLDYAEHYRMLPGVFEVIPE; encoded by the coding sequence ATGTCCAAGGCTAACGACATCAAGGTAAAAGAACTGAAACCGGTATTCACGCCGGAACAGATTGCAGCCCGGATCCAGGAACTGGCCGCAGAGATCAACGCCGAGTACGGTGATGAGCCGATGGTGGCAGTGTGTGTGCTCAAGGGTGGCTTCATGTTTTTTAGCGATCTGGTTCGATTTTTGCATAACAAAAATCTGGAACTGGATTTTGTCCGTTTGTCCAGTTATGGCAAAGGGTCTGCCAGTTCCAAGCATGTGATCTTCAGCAAAGATGTGGAGATTGACATTTGCGGCAAGCATGTGCTGATTGTTGAAGATATCGTGGACAGCGGGCACAGCATGCGTTTTCTGCTCGGGCAGTTTGCGGCGCGCAAGGCGCGCAGTCTGCGTCTGGCTGCTCTGGTGGACAAGGATGAACGCCGGGAAGTTGACGTTAAGGTCGATTTTGCGGGCTTCAAGCTGAACCAGGGGTTCATTGTGGGCTATGGCCTGGACTACGCCGAACATTACCGTATGTTGCCCGGCGTGTTTGAAGTGATTCCCGAATAG
- a CDS encoding zinc-ribbon and DUF3426 domain-containing protein — MEIKCPNCGSRFNLPDQLAKPGVKLRCSVCKTVFTYEPEVPLAEQGPLPEMPIKKKLPLVKLALIFVLVLACAGGGWYYYSLKSAAKQPNEQEIAKQVELLTMRNVRQYYVDNEKVGKVFVVEGRVVNEFPQPKELITIEAAIYDKDKKALAVKKQLGGVQLSLFQLQVLSEKEMESFLNNKVEILTNNTNVPRGGEVPFMVLFYAPPEGVAEFGVRIVDARDVSEQGGSGTGNPAEQPK; from the coding sequence ATGGAAATAAAGTGTCCCAATTGCGGTAGCCGCTTCAATTTGCCGGATCAGCTTGCCAAGCCGGGCGTCAAGCTGCGTTGCTCGGTCTGCAAGACGGTTTTCACCTATGAGCCGGAAGTTCCCCTGGCCGAACAGGGGCCGCTGCCGGAAATGCCCATCAAAAAGAAGCTGCCACTGGTCAAACTGGCGCTGATTTTTGTGCTGGTGCTGGCCTGTGCAGGCGGCGGCTGGTATTATTACTCGCTCAAGAGTGCTGCCAAGCAGCCCAATGAGCAGGAAATTGCCAAGCAGGTTGAACTGCTGACCATGCGCAACGTGCGGCAGTATTATGTTGATAATGAAAAAGTGGGCAAGGTTTTTGTGGTAGAGGGCAGGGTGGTTAACGAGTTCCCGCAGCCAAAGGAACTCATTACCATTGAAGCCGCCATCTATGACAAGGACAAGAAAGCCCTGGCTGTCAAAAAACAGCTCGGCGGTGTGCAGCTTTCACTTTTTCAGCTCCAGGTGCTGAGTGAGAAGGAAATGGAATCCTTCCTCAACAACAAGGTTGAGATTCTCACCAACAACACCAATGTGCCGCGCGGCGGCGAAGTGCCGTTTATGGTGCTGTTTTACGCGCCGCCCGAAGGCGTGGCCGAGTTTGGCGTGAGGATCGTTGACGCCAGGGATGTGTCTGAGCAGGGCGGCTCCGGTACGGGCAACCCAGCAGAGCAGCCCAAATAA
- a CDS encoding amino acid permease → MKNRHVQLIALGGAIGTGLFLGSAGTIQMAGPAVLISYALGGFIAFMIMRQLGEMMAQEPVAGSFSNLAHKYWGDFPGLLSGWNYWILYVLVGMSELSAVAVYVQYWFPSIQPWQTTAFFFLLITGVNLCHVSLFGEMEFWFASIKIVAIVSMILLGSFLLFSGHAGPDAAVSNLWAHGGFLPHGWEGVFTALAVVAFSFGGLELVGIAAAETDNPRVTIPKAVNQIIYRILIFYIGALLVLLTLHPWSQLGAPVDKSHWAQAMVASPFVQIFDLIGIPFAAHVLNFVVLTAALSVYNGCVYCNSRMLFGLALQGNAPKAFGTVSARGVPVYALLISSLATLICVIINYAMPGKALGLLMSLVVAALVINWAMISLTHLKFRAAMVRAGEVIHFKSLWHPFTNYLCLLVMAMVLTVLVVIGESLAVMLAPIWIAFVWLGYKLKKQSKHLPPSMGK, encoded by the coding sequence TTGAAAAACAGGCATGTACAGCTCATTGCCCTGGGCGGAGCCATTGGCACCGGCTTGTTCCTTGGCTCGGCCGGCACCATCCAGATGGCTGGCCCAGCTGTTCTGATCAGCTACGCGCTTGGCGGCTTCATTGCCTTCATGATCATGCGCCAGCTTGGCGAAATGATGGCGCAAGAACCCGTTGCCGGATCTTTCAGCAATCTTGCACACAAGTACTGGGGCGATTTTCCCGGTCTGCTCTCTGGCTGGAACTATTGGATTTTGTACGTTCTGGTGGGCATGTCCGAGCTGTCGGCTGTTGCCGTATATGTGCAATACTGGTTTCCCAGCATCCAGCCATGGCAGACCACGGCCTTTTTCTTCCTGCTGATCACCGGCGTGAACCTTTGCCATGTGAGCCTTTTTGGCGAAATGGAATTCTGGTTTGCCTCCATCAAGATTGTGGCCATCGTGTCCATGATTCTGCTGGGGTCTTTTTTGTTGTTCAGCGGTCACGCTGGCCCTGACGCAGCGGTGAGCAACCTCTGGGCGCACGGCGGCTTTTTGCCGCATGGCTGGGAAGGCGTGTTTACCGCACTGGCAGTTGTGGCCTTTTCGTTCGGCGGGCTTGAGCTTGTGGGCATTGCCGCTGCGGAAACCGACAATCCGCGTGTGACCATCCCCAAGGCTGTGAACCAGATCATCTACCGCATTCTTATTTTTTACATTGGCGCACTGCTTGTGCTGCTGACCCTGCACCCCTGGAGCCAGCTTGGCGCGCCCGTGGACAAGAGCCACTGGGCCCAAGCCATGGTAGCCAGCCCCTTTGTGCAGATTTTTGACCTCATCGGCATTCCTTTTGCCGCGCATGTGCTGAACTTTGTGGTGCTCACGGCGGCCCTTTCCGTCTACAATGGCTGCGTTTACTGCAACAGCCGCATGCTGTTTGGTCTGGCGCTTCAGGGCAACGCCCCCAAGGCCTTCGGTACGGTCAGCGCTCGCGGCGTGCCGGTGTACGCCCTGCTGATTTCGTCTCTTGCCACGCTGATCTGCGTAATCATCAACTACGCCATGCCCGGCAAGGCCCTTGGCCTGCTCATGTCGCTTGTTGTTGCCGCTCTGGTCATTAACTGGGCCATGATCAGCCTGACGCACCTCAAGTTCCGCGCTGCCATGGTTCGGGCTGGCGAAGTCATTCATTTCAAGTCCCTTTGGCATCCTTTCACCAACTACCTGTGCCTGCTGGTCATGGCCATGGTTCTCACAGTGCTCGTGGTTATTGGTGAAAGCCTTGCGGTAATGCTTGCCCCCATCTGGATTGCCTTTGTATGGCTGGGCTACAAGCTGAAAAAGCAGAGCAAGCATCTGCCTCCCAGCATGGGCAAATAA